One window of Pseudomonas urmiensis genomic DNA carries:
- the folB gene encoding dihydroneopterin aldolase, whose protein sequence is MDRVFIEGLEVDTVIGAYDWERDIRQCLRLDLSFAWDNRPAAAGDDLSLALDYASVSARVQAFAEQARFELVETFAERLVAVLMDEFHIPWVRLKLTKPGAVPAARGGVGVEIERGCL, encoded by the coding sequence TTGGACAGAGTGTTCATCGAAGGCCTGGAAGTCGATACCGTAATCGGTGCTTATGACTGGGAACGGGATATTCGCCAGTGCCTGCGCCTGGACTTGAGCTTCGCCTGGGATAACCGCCCAGCCGCGGCCGGTGACGACCTGAGCCTGGCGCTGGACTACGCCAGTGTGTCGGCGCGGGTTCAGGCGTTTGCCGAGCAGGCGCGCTTCGAGTTGGTCGAGACCTTCGCCGAGCGGCTGGTCGCGGTGCTGATGGACGAGTTCCACATTCCCTGGGTGCGACTGAAGCTGACCAAGCCGGGCGCCGTCCCGGCAGCCCGTGGCGGTGTTGGCGTGGAGATCGAGCGCGGATGTCTGTGA
- the folK gene encoding 2-amino-4-hydroxy-6-hydroxymethyldihydropteridine diphosphokinase, which yields MSVSTVYLGLGSNIEREKHLCAGLDALAGFLRDMRCSPVFESQAVGIKSGPFFNLVVTGQTDLPLLELDRRLKFIEAENGRYAPDRKGLPLDIDVLMYDDLHGTFDGLVLPRAEILKNAFVLWPLSLIAPTLLHPGAGKRMAQLWQEASIDQVLAPVPFEWRGLQLTRP from the coding sequence ATGTCTGTGAGCACGGTTTACCTAGGGCTGGGCAGTAACATCGAGCGTGAGAAGCACCTGTGCGCTGGGCTCGATGCCTTGGCGGGCTTTCTGCGTGACATGCGCTGCTCGCCGGTATTCGAAAGCCAGGCAGTCGGGATCAAGAGCGGCCCGTTCTTCAACCTGGTGGTGACTGGCCAAACTGACCTGCCGCTGCTGGAGCTGGATCGCCGGCTCAAGTTCATCGAGGCGGAAAATGGCCGCTATGCGCCGGATCGCAAGGGCTTGCCGTTGGATATCGATGTGCTGATGTATGACGATCTGCATGGCACATTCGATGGCCTGGTATTGCCGCGGGCGGAGATTCTGAAGAATGCGTTCGTGCTGTGGCCGTTGTCGCTGATCGCGCCGACATTGCTGCATCCGGGGGCGGGCAAGCGCATGGCGCAGCTGTGGCAGGAGGCGAGCATCGACCAGGTATTGGCGCCAGTGCCGTTTGAATGGCGTGGGTTGCAGCTGACCCGTCCGTGA